From a region of the Lactuca sativa cultivar Salinas chromosome 4, Lsat_Salinas_v11, whole genome shotgun sequence genome:
- the LOC111895394 gene encoding V-type proton ATPase subunit C, whose protein sequence is MATRYWIVSLPVHSSATSLWSRLQESISKNSFDTLLYRFNIPNLRVGTLDSLLALSDDLLKSNTFIEGCSHKIRRQIEDLEKASGILASSLTVDGVPVDSYLTKFVWDEAKYPTMSPLKEIVDGIHVQVAKIDDDLKVRIAEYNNVRSQLNAINRKQTGSLAVRDLSNLVKPEDIVTSEHLVTVIAVVSKFSQKDWLSCYETLTTYVVPRSSKNLHEDNEYALYTVTLFNRDADNFKIKARERGFQIRDFEYNSETQEGRKQELEKLMQDQESLKSSLLQWCYTSYGEVFTSWMHFCAVRLFSETILRYGLPPSFLSVVLSPSVKNEKKVRTLLETLCDSSNSTFWKTDEEGSMGGLGGEADTHPYVSFTINLI, encoded by the exons ATGGCGACAAGGTACTGGATAGTTTCTCTTCCCGTTCACAGCTCCGCCACTTCTCTATGGAGTCGCTTACAAGAATCCATCTCCAAAAATTCCTTCGACACTCTTCTCTACAGG TTCAATATCCCAAATCTTCGCGTTGGTACACTCGATTCGTTGTTAGCCCTCAGCGATGATCTACTCAAG TCGAATACGTTTATCGAAGGATGCTCTCATAAGATACGACGTCAGATCGAAGATTTGGAGAAGGCATCGGGAATTCTCGCTAGCTCCTTGACTGTCGATGGGGTTCCGGTGGATTCATATCTCACCAA ATTTGTGTGGGATGAGGCTAAGTATCCAACAATGTCTCCTCTTAAGGAGATTGTGGATGGTATTCATGTGCAAGTAGCCAAGATAGACGATGATCTTAAG GTTCGTATTGCTGAGTATAACAATGTTCGCAGTCAACTCAATGCAATCAACAGAAAGCAGACTGGAAG CTTAGCTGTTCGTGATCTGTCCAATTTGGTAAAACCAGAGGACATAGTCACTTCAGAACATTTGGTTACTGTCATTGCTGTTGTCTCCAAGTTTTCCCAGAAGGATTGGTTGTCATGCTATGAAACATTAACAACTTATGTG GTCCCTAGATCCTCCAAGAATCTACATGAGGATAATGAGTATGCTCTCTATACTGTGACATTATTCAATCGTGATGCTGACAATTTCAAAATTAAGGCACGCGAAAGAGGATTTCAA ATTCGTGATTTTGAATATAATTCGGAAACTCAAGAAGGTCGGAAACAGGAGCTTGAAAAACTGATGCAAGATCAGGAATCCCTGAAAAGCTCTCTTTTGCAATGGTGTTATACCAGTTATGGAGAG GTTTTCACTTCCTGGATGCACTTCTGTGCTGTCCGCTTATTTTCCGAGACCATTTTGAGATACGGCTTGCCTCCTTCCTTTTTG TCTGTTGTATTGTCACCATCTGTGAAAAACGAGAAGAAAGTACGTACACTCCTTGAAACCCTATGCGACAGTTCCAACAG CACGTTTTGGAAAACGGATGAAGAAGGAAGCATGGGTGGGTTGGGTGGTGAAGCGGACACTCATCCTTATGTCTCCTTCACTATTAATCTCATATGA
- the LOC111895393 gene encoding long chain base biosynthesis protein 2a-like, with the protein MITIPYLTALTTYFSYGLLFAFGQLHDFFRRFIDWWKASNLQDYAPICLGLEDFYIRRLYLRIQDCFGRPISSPPDAWFDVVERVSNDNNKTLKRTTKVSRCLYLGSYNYLGFAAADEYCTPRVTETLKRYSASTCSTRVEGGTTALHIELEDVVADFVGKPVAMVTGMGYVTNSAILPVLVRHGGLIISDSLNHNSIANRARGSGATIRVFQHNNEAHSIGAIGKTGKGGCELLGVDTADVDIMMGTFTKSFGSCGGYIAGSKELIKYLKYTCSAHLYAMSISPPAAQQIISAIKVILGEDGSSRGHHFFIIFFFFNHIWLNDYFILLNLRAKKLAQIRENNNYFRSELQKMGFEVLEDTEGCGCDSCVSSHTSTVG; encoded by the exons ATGATTACAATTCCATATTTGACCGCGCTGACCACCTATTTCAGTTACGGTTTGCTCTTCGCTTTTGGCCAGTTGCACGACTTCTTCCGTAGATTCATTGATTGGTGGAAAGCCAGCAATCTTCAG GACTATGCACCGATCTGTTTAGGGCTTGAAGATTTCTATATTCGCCGCCTCTATCTCCGTATACAG GATTGCTTTGGACGACCAATATCAAGCCCTCCTGATGCTTGGTTTGATGTGGTGGAGCGTGTTTCTAATGACAATAACAAGACACTCAA ACGAACTACAAAAGTAAGTAGGTGTCTTTACTTGGGATCATACAACTACCTTGGATTTGCTGCAGCAGATGAATACTGCACACCTCGTGTGACTGAGACTTTGAAGAGATACTCTGCAAGCACATGTAGTACTCGTGTGGAAGGAG GAACTACAGCATTGCATATTGAATTGGAGGATGTTGTGGCTGATTTTGTTGGAAAACCAGTTGCTATGGTTACTGGCATGGGATATGTCACTAACTCTGCTATCCTTCCTGTATTGGTTAGACAT GGAGGTTTGATAATCAGTGATTCACTCAACCACAATTCCATTGCCAATCGAGCTCGAGGGTCTGGTGCCACCATTCGAGTCTTTCAACATAACA ATGAGGCACACAGTATAGGAGCAATAGGCAAAACAGGAAAAGGTGGGTGTGAGCTTTTAGGTGTAGACACTGCTGACGTGGACATCATGATGGGAACTTTCACAAAATCATTTGGATCATGTGGTGGTTATATAGCTGGATCAAAGGaacttattaaatatttaaagtatacGTGTTCTGCTCATTTATATGCCATGTCAATATCACCTCCTGCTGCTCAACAGATTATATCTGCCATCAAAGTTATTCTTGGGGAGGATGGCTCTAGTCGAGGTCACcatttttttattatcttttttttttttaatcatatatggctgaatgattattttattttgttaaatttaAGGGCGAAAAAGCTAGCACAAATACGTGAAAACAATAATTATTTTAGGTCTGAGCTACAAAAAATGGGGTTTGAGGTTTTAGAGGATACTGAAGGTTGCGGTTGTGACAGTTGTGTTTCCAGCCACACCTCTACTGTTGGCTAG